One segment of Ipomoea triloba cultivar NCNSP0323 chromosome 12, ASM357664v1 DNA contains the following:
- the LOC116000185 gene encoding uncharacterized protein LOC116000185: protein MDISFSPCNSTAHFHESSSSFGLPDYPCKQHKNHGDARGGTMKKKSSSSSSSSSGRAAKLSTDRQSVAARERRHRISDRFKILQSLVPGGSKMDTVSMLEGAIHYVNFLKAQIRLHETIIDSVSGDHNYHNYVPNNHNGFLVGTSGDCYYYDDPSGGYSQFLGDATAAIHEDEWLQAHAAVAPPCPPSQLAFVEGGAPFQAEETMYYDESMYY, encoded by the coding sequence ATGGATATCTCCTTTTCTCCATGCAACTCCACTGCCCATTTTCACGAATCCTCTTCTTCTTTTGGGCTCCCAGATTATCCCTGCAAACAACACAAGAATCACGGAGATGCCCGCGGGGGGACGatgaagaagaaatcatcatcctcatcaagCTCCAGCTCCGGGAGAGCCGCGAAGCTGTCGACTGATCGGCAGAGCGTGGCGGCCCGAGAGCGGCGCCACCGGATCAGCGACCGGTTCAAGATCCTCCAGAGCCTCGTCCCCGGCGGCTCCAAAATGGACACAGTCTCCATGCTTGAAGGGGCCATTCACTATGTTAACTTCCTCAAAGCTCAGATACGCCTTCACGAAACCATCATCGACTCCGTTTCCGGCGatcataattatcataattatgtTCCCAATAACCACAACGGCTTCTTAGTTGGGACTAGCGGCGATTGTTATTATTACGATGACCCTAGCGGCGGTTATTCTCAGTTTTTAGGAGATGCTACTGCGGCTATTCACGAGGATGAGTGGTTGCAGGCCCACGCCGCCGTTGCTCCGCCGTGCCCGCCGTCGCAACTGGCGTTTGTGGAGGGTGGAGCTCCGTTCCAAGCCGAGGAAACCATGTACTATGATGAATCTATGTACTACTAG